The Lasioglossum baleicum chromosome 12, iyLasBale1, whole genome shotgun sequence genome includes a region encoding these proteins:
- the Rgl gene encoding ral guanine nucleotide dissociation stimulator-like isoform X8 — protein MLEEATRALLETPTWRLWGEERGDGVIYTVYLKKVRYHRPTRSLSASDSDDEISHLEWETVRVRFLKAGTVQRLVESLANDDGELESTYINVFLATYRAFTTPREVLELLLARYDALDEGSGALTGEQHRKTLVQALHVWLDAYPGDWKSPPNHPLLTRLLEFTHQRLPGSELELKARHRLHRFQREDQIDSCMVYDNGRLPRGSPEPIVDHWTSYSFPEVPHRHFAEQLTRMDAEVFKKLVAHQCLGAVWSRRDRSRSHDAATVLATVNQFNAVSLRVISTILMEPAMKSQERARILETWIDIAQELRVLKNFSSLKAIVSGLQSNPVYRLEKCWQCMPREKHELFRELERIFSEENNAWTQRELLIKEGTAKFADTAGRSDRHLQKLFQKQNTHAGNISYGTIPYLGTFLTDLTMIDTAISDTIADGLINFDKRRKEFEVLARIRLLQGAANAYNFSTDTFFDRWFHSVVVLDDREAYKLSCQIEPPPPGNTLSNRGKKKQAHQGHRKNDSIASTSSSSSSQFYCDLDSLPSSPHNSLDRRTSPSQMSSSSSSSSLPSLDVSLSSGGGNGAVGNQHNRLAPVITANGNTPNLVGLSSPSHSHKSSPDFYIIKVTMESDNVETDGVVLYKSIMLSNNERTPQVIRNAMLKLGIEGSPDQYTLAQVLPDREMVLPNSANVYYAVNTAHNLNFILRPRREPNDIATDSPKSKTSHSHKR, from the exons GACTCGGACGACGAGATTTCGCACCTAGAATGGGAGACGGTGAGGGTCCGTTTCCTGAAAGCTGGCACCGTGCAGCGTCTGGTCGAGAGTTTGGCGAACGACGACGGGGAACTCGAGTCGACGTACATCAATGTCTTCTTGGCGACGTATCGCGCGTTTACAACGCCCCGAGAAGTTCTCGAGCTATTGTTAGCGAGGTACGACGCCCTCGACGAGGGATCCGGCGCCCTGACAGGTGAACAGCACCGAAAGACCCTCGTGCAGGCACTTCACGTTTGGTTGGACGCGTATCCTGGTGACTGGAAATCGCCGCCGAATCATCCTCTGCTCACCAGACTCTTGGAGTTCACGCATCAACGGCTTCCTGGCTCTGAGCTCGAGCTCAAGGCAAGGCATCGGCTGCACAGGTTCCAGCGAGAGGATCAAATAG ATTCTTGCATGGTGTACGACAATGGTCGCCTTCCACGAGGATCTCCAGAGCCGATAGTGGACCACTGGACAAGCTACAGCTTTCCCGAAGTGCCTCACCGGCATTTCGCCGAGCAGCTGACCCGGATGGACGCGGAAGTGTTCAAGAAACTAGTTGCCCATCAGTGTCTCGGTGCTGTCTGGTCCAGACGAGATCGTTCAAGGAGCCACGATGCTGCCACTGTTCTAGCAACTGTGAACCAGTTCAACGCTGTCTCGCTGAGAGTCATCTCGACGATCCTGATGGAGCCGGCGATGAAGTCTCAGGAGCGAGCCAGGATCCTCGAGACGTGGATCGATATTGCTCAAGAGCTGCGAGTGTTGAAGAACTTTAGCAGTCTGAAAGCTATAGTGTCCGGCCTGCAGAGTAATCCTGTCTATAGGCTGGAGAAATGCTGGCAGTGCATGCCCAGGGAGAAACATGAATTGTTCAGGGAGCTGGAGAGGATTTTCTCGGAGGAGAACAACGCGTGGACGCAGAGGGAGCTGCTGATCAAAGAGGGCACCGCTAAATTTGCCGATACCGCTGGAAGGAGCGACAGACACCTGCAGAAGCTCTTCCAGAAGCAGAACACCCACGCCGGC AACATCAGCTACGGCACGATACCGTATCTGGGAACCTTCCTGACGGATCTCACGATGATTGACACTGCGATATCGGATACGATAGCCGACGGTCTGATCAACTTCGACAAGAGACGGAAAGAGTTCGAAGTGCTCGCTAGGATAAGATTGCTCCAGGGTGCGGCGAACGCGTACAACTTCAGCACGGATACTTTCTTTGATCGCTGGTTCCATTCTGTAGTGGTGCTGGACGATCGGGAAGCCTACAAGCTCAGCTGCCAGATAGAACCGCCTCCTCCGGGCAATACTTTGAGCAACCGTGGCAAGAAGAAGCAG GCCCATCAGGGACACCGTAAAAACGACTCGATCGCTTCAACATCCAGCTCGAGCAGCTCCCAGTTCTACTGCGATCTGGATTCTCTACCCAGCTCGCCGCACAACTCTCTCGACCGTCGCACGTCGCCGTCCCAGATGTCCAGCTCGTCTTCGAGCTCGTCATTGCCCTCTTTGGACGTGTCTCTGAGCTCTGGGGGTGGTAACGGTGCCGTGGGCAACCAGCATAATCGCCTAGCCCCGGTGATCACTGCGAACGGGAACACACCTAACTTAGTTGGTCTGTCCAGCCCAAGCCACTCGCATAAGAGCTCGCCGGACTTCTACATCATCAAGGTGACGATGGAGAGCGACAACGTGGAGACGGACGGTGTGGTACTGTACAAGTCCATCATGTTGTCTAACAACGAGAGGACGCCTCAAGTGATCCGTAACGCGATGCTCAAGTTGGGGATCGAGGGCAGCCCGGACCAGTACACCCTCGCCCAGGTGCTGCCGGATAGGGAGATGGTCTTGCCTAACTCCGCGAACGTTTACTATGCCGTGAACACCGCGCACAACTTGAATTTCATTTTGAGACCTAGAAGAGAGCCTAATGACATCGCCACGGACAGCCCCAAGAGCAAGACCAGCCACAGTCACAAGCGGTAG
- the Rgl gene encoding ral guanine nucleotide dissociation stimulator-like isoform X9: protein MSADNGDDSLPTWRLWGEERGDGVIYTVYLKKVRYHRPTRSLSASDSDDEISHLEWETVRVRFLKAGTVQRLVESLANDDGELESTYINVFLATYRAFTTPREVLELLLARYDALDEGSGALTGEQHRKTLVQALHVWLDAYPGDWKSPPNHPLLTRLLEFTHQRLPGSELELKARHRLHRFQREDQIDSCMVYDNGRLPRGSPEPIVDHWTSYSFPEVPHRHFAEQLTRMDAEVFKKLVAHQCLGAVWSRRDRSRSHDAATVLATVNQFNAVSLRVISTILMEPAMKSQERARILETWIDIAQELRVLKNFSSLKAIVSGLQSNPVYRLEKCWQCMPREKHELFRELERIFSEENNAWTQRELLIKEGTAKFADTAGRSDRHLQKLFQKQNTHAGNISYGTIPYLGTFLTDLTMIDTAISDTIADGLINFDKRRKEFEVLARIRLLQGAANAYNFSTDTFFDRWFHSVVVLDDREAYKLSCQIEPPPPGNTLSNRGKKKQAHQGHRKNDSIASTSSSSSSQFYCDLDSLPSSPHNSLDRRTSPSQMSSSSSSSSLPSLDVSLSSGGGNGAVGNQHNRLAPVITANGNTPNLVGLSSPSHSHKSSPDFYIIKVTMESDNVETDGVVLYKSIMLSNNERTPQVIRNAMLKLGIEGSPDQYTLAQVLPDREMVLPNSANVYYAVNTAHNLNFILRPRREPNDIATDSPKSKTSHSHKR from the exons GACTCGGACGACGAGATTTCGCACCTAGAATGGGAGACGGTGAGGGTCCGTTTCCTGAAAGCTGGCACCGTGCAGCGTCTGGTCGAGAGTTTGGCGAACGACGACGGGGAACTCGAGTCGACGTACATCAATGTCTTCTTGGCGACGTATCGCGCGTTTACAACGCCCCGAGAAGTTCTCGAGCTATTGTTAGCGAGGTACGACGCCCTCGACGAGGGATCCGGCGCCCTGACAGGTGAACAGCACCGAAAGACCCTCGTGCAGGCACTTCACGTTTGGTTGGACGCGTATCCTGGTGACTGGAAATCGCCGCCGAATCATCCTCTGCTCACCAGACTCTTGGAGTTCACGCATCAACGGCTTCCTGGCTCTGAGCTCGAGCTCAAGGCAAGGCATCGGCTGCACAGGTTCCAGCGAGAGGATCAAATAG ATTCTTGCATGGTGTACGACAATGGTCGCCTTCCACGAGGATCTCCAGAGCCGATAGTGGACCACTGGACAAGCTACAGCTTTCCCGAAGTGCCTCACCGGCATTTCGCCGAGCAGCTGACCCGGATGGACGCGGAAGTGTTCAAGAAACTAGTTGCCCATCAGTGTCTCGGTGCTGTCTGGTCCAGACGAGATCGTTCAAGGAGCCACGATGCTGCCACTGTTCTAGCAACTGTGAACCAGTTCAACGCTGTCTCGCTGAGAGTCATCTCGACGATCCTGATGGAGCCGGCGATGAAGTCTCAGGAGCGAGCCAGGATCCTCGAGACGTGGATCGATATTGCTCAAGAGCTGCGAGTGTTGAAGAACTTTAGCAGTCTGAAAGCTATAGTGTCCGGCCTGCAGAGTAATCCTGTCTATAGGCTGGAGAAATGCTGGCAGTGCATGCCCAGGGAGAAACATGAATTGTTCAGGGAGCTGGAGAGGATTTTCTCGGAGGAGAACAACGCGTGGACGCAGAGGGAGCTGCTGATCAAAGAGGGCACCGCTAAATTTGCCGATACCGCTGGAAGGAGCGACAGACACCTGCAGAAGCTCTTCCAGAAGCAGAACACCCACGCCGGC AACATCAGCTACGGCACGATACCGTATCTGGGAACCTTCCTGACGGATCTCACGATGATTGACACTGCGATATCGGATACGATAGCCGACGGTCTGATCAACTTCGACAAGAGACGGAAAGAGTTCGAAGTGCTCGCTAGGATAAGATTGCTCCAGGGTGCGGCGAACGCGTACAACTTCAGCACGGATACTTTCTTTGATCGCTGGTTCCATTCTGTAGTGGTGCTGGACGATCGGGAAGCCTACAAGCTCAGCTGCCAGATAGAACCGCCTCCTCCGGGCAATACTTTGAGCAACCGTGGCAAGAAGAAGCAG GCCCATCAGGGACACCGTAAAAACGACTCGATCGCTTCAACATCCAGCTCGAGCAGCTCCCAGTTCTACTGCGATCTGGATTCTCTACCCAGCTCGCCGCACAACTCTCTCGACCGTCGCACGTCGCCGTCCCAGATGTCCAGCTCGTCTTCGAGCTCGTCATTGCCCTCTTTGGACGTGTCTCTGAGCTCTGGGGGTGGTAACGGTGCCGTGGGCAACCAGCATAATCGCCTAGCCCCGGTGATCACTGCGAACGGGAACACACCTAACTTAGTTGGTCTGTCCAGCCCAAGCCACTCGCATAAGAGCTCGCCGGACTTCTACATCATCAAGGTGACGATGGAGAGCGACAACGTGGAGACGGACGGTGTGGTACTGTACAAGTCCATCATGTTGTCTAACAACGAGAGGACGCCTCAAGTGATCCGTAACGCGATGCTCAAGTTGGGGATCGAGGGCAGCCCGGACCAGTACACCCTCGCCCAGGTGCTGCCGGATAGGGAGATGGTCTTGCCTAACTCCGCGAACGTTTACTATGCCGTGAACACCGCGCACAACTTGAATTTCATTTTGAGACCTAGAAGAGAGCCTAATGACATCGCCACGGACAGCCCCAAGAGCAAGACCAGCCACAGTCACAAGCGGTAG